ATACTTCACCTCCTGGGTTCCAGAATTACACTATATTTTACACATTTCTATTTCCTAGCAAAATGCACTTTAACTAGGATTTTAAGatctttttgtgcacttttggaaaAAAAAAGAATGGAACTTGCCACATAGTTTGTTTAAAGTAAATAGAGAGCCACACCACCTGTAATTTGACGTTTGGTGACCTTACATCCAATTTAACACCTAAAATTGGTCAGATTTTCACCCGTATTCAATTCAGTACATACACTAGTGCTTAGTTTCAACTTCATAATACTCTTGGTCTAAAGATAACGTTAACATTTAAAGAAACTCCATAGCTTGCATCAAGTTATAAGAGCAAAAGTAGTCCTATTTCCACCCGCTTGTAACATAGTACTTATGTATACTACAGAATGCATTTCCAAAAATATTATTAGAGCCTAAGTTAGATATGTGATATTATTCACAACTATACAGAGGAACCTATGGCTACCTGTACTAGGAGACCACTTCTGTATACATTCAAAAGATGTTCAGTAGCATATGTACATCATATAGAAAAACACTGCTTGTCCAAATCACATTGCTAAAATGGTGATGATACCTATGGGATACCAAGTACCTCAAAACACACAATATCTTACTTATCACCCTTCTCCTTAAACTTCTATGTACATACAATGTTGTCATAGTAACACTATCACATTCTATGTGTACCCTTAATTGTTGCTGTATGGTATGTCAAGGATTATGTTGGTGTGCCATGATTTGGTGGTACAAGCTGTCATGCAGCCCTATTGacagtaactatatattaaATCCAAATAAGAAAACTTGCACTATAAGTTTCAGACAACggatatataatctatgccaaTACCCTCCATTAACACAGTGGGTGGAATATGGGCACAAGACTAGCACGGAGCGTACCAAAATATACTGGAACAATTCCATCATCACGGGATTGGgcagtttgcctctctgcccactgtttgagcGTGAACACCTTTTcttttattattgatttatattaacAAAATGCCTGCACGAAAACCCGGCACTTTGCCTGTAAGCTATAGCTAAAAAATGAATGTACCCTAACAGAACAACCACCACAAATAGTACTCACTCCTACTTTTATCCCAATCACTACTTGCTCTACTGACAACTCTATTATTAAGTTAAACAAGCTGACTTCACCACCACAAGCTAGTTAGGGTAAACACTCGATAGTTCCATGTGTCACTACACATACCAAAATACGTCAtttttgtgtgtatatttacAAGAACTGTACACCAGCAAATAATATCACCACTAGCCATTATTGTACTATTGCAGTAGTTAACACATTCTGTTGTTCAATAGTCAACAACTTCATACACGCTGTCCACACCTGTCCTGATGACTACAAGAAGAAATGTGAAATAATTCCATCATAGGCAGCAGAGGGAGAAGATTTGTGGGATACCACTACTTAGCCTCATGTTCCCCTTCTTCTCTTTTGACAGGGTTAGAACCCACCCATAAAAGGGAAAAAAGCAGTCCAGCTACGCAGGCCAGACTATCTTTACTTTCAGTCCCAAAAGCCGTTTAAATATGTCATCTTCTCTCCAGAGTACAAAACATGGTCTGGCCATGCAGCTTTGGGACCAAAAGAAAAGATCGCCTAGTCACACACGTCAGACTAATGGAACCTGTTTAAATAAGGGCACTGAAACAACTCAAGACTTGATTCTTTTCCCTCAAAACTTCTCCCTTAGATTGCATCACCATGGTTACCTGTACATGTCTACAAATACCGAGGACTCTCTCGTAAGTTTCTGGACTATCAATTAAAGCATCTTCCTCTATTACTTTAGTGAATATCTGTAGTAGCTTGGGGACATTACAATTGTCTTGTCCCAATATATATGGATTATTGCTGTAGACAATAATAGAATGCAGTGGATATTTCAGTCAGTCTCAAATACTCACCTTTCTATTAATTTACACAAATAAGAGTATACATGTGGGGCTTCTTCCTTGTCTTCGTATACTGGTAGCCATGACAACCATGTGGGGAGTACTGTTTCCAAAGGCACCTGGTTCTCGAGGTGGTCGCACACCTTGGTAACTGCTGATATTGCATTTTCTGTGGCGTTAGTAGCGTGTATGTCTGAGCGTGCGTCTTTGTCAGAAATGATGAGGTTTAACATTGGTAAGGAATCTGTTGAATAATTGTTTTTAGATGTGCTTCTAGAATAGATGGTGGCTTACTAACCAATACATGCCTGAGAGAAATCCTTAGCACAACACTGAGCCATTACTCCAATACCGTAGACAGCAGCCTGCATGGAATAATTAATTCACTCTCTTGTAAGTCTTAAAAATATAACAAGGAAGGAGTTTTCTGTGGATTACTATGACAACAATTAAAGTGATGTGAATTTCATGACTTCAATTACTgaacctgactgctctattagagtattctgttAACAGAGGTGTAATTTCTATTAGGGCATCTATTTGAACACAATTTCATATACAAATGCATCGTCTTCCATTTATCTGGACAAATTTCACTCCAACACTTTTGTGATTAACCTGACACAAGTGCTGAGATATTATGGAGGTCACACTGTATCTTTTATCACACTTCATTAAAAAATAAGAGGCTCACCTGTCTGACAGCTGGGCTCTTATCACAGATACACTTCATCAATGGCTGTAAGAAGTATTGCTGGTAGTTGATTGCATGCTAGAGGGGGTGGGGCTTGCATTACAAGGTGGGTGTGGCTAAATAACATGCTCACTTCACTAGCAAATTCCAACAGATCATCAAATATACACAGCGACCACTGCTTGTTGCAAGATGGTTGATCATCAGCCTACAGAAAGGTACAGCAATGACACGTTAACCTGTGTGAGTGTGACAAGGATGGtcgtgtttgtgtagtgtgggACTACCTGGTGATCACACCTTCACTCATGAGACATGGAACTGCCTCACACTTTGCTTTATGGTTGTAGGCAGAGTAGTGTGTGTTAGTGAACATGTTGTGATCTGATATTGGTAGTGTTCAGTAGTTGCATTGTCAAAGGAGTGCTCACTTGGTAACAGCTACTTCTCAAAAAGCTATTCAAGACACTTATCGAGGTTAAAAATCAGTTATCTAACTTATTAGCTGTACCTTTAGGCAAATCAGTTGCACAGCCTGCCTAGCATAGCATAGCATAGCATAGCAAAAAAAGCCTACAAAAGTGAAGACTAATGGGGACGTGCTCTATAGGACACTTATTTCAAATACTCTGGTGATCTATACAACCAATAGGTCATGATGTGAGAGGTAGACTACACAGTGTGCATGTACAGGCTGGTAGTTATATGTacacctattgttcaactcaaTACTGCAGCATTGAGGCTTGAATGCCTGACTAACCATTCTGGTCTCAAACTCACCAACATGGCGGAGAAGGTAGGTAATAATTGTTCAAAGAAAGGCAACAATGCAGTCCCGTGAGTTGCGAATAATGAGTGCATCACATCTGCCACCTGTGGAGTGCATTAATTGGATAAGACAGATGGGAGGTGACCAAATAGTTGCTGACCTTACTGAGGTATTGTTCATCTGTTAAATCCTACAATGATATAACAATATAACAAGCACCGTCCAAACAGAAGGCCAACCATATAAACCTGCCCCTATAAAACAGCCAGATATGTTTCCTTTTCTTTCATATTGAACTTAGAGCACTTATTTCTGAGTCTTTTGAAAGCTAGATGTTTATACAGTAAACACCTTATAACAAGTAGATTGCTGCCATCCAAAATTTCTAGGAGAGGCCTTTTATGCATTTATAATACTTAAACAATACCAGCTACAAATTTCAAGGGGGGAAACTTTTGTGGATAGCTGccaatttgcaaaaaaaaaaaaaaaaaaaaaaatcatgaacATGTTCCCTCTTGAAAAAAGAAGCTATGCAGTATTGTTAAATGACTCTTGCATAGAAGGCATCTTTCCAAGTATGTTGCATGCAGCTCCAAGTCCCTATATATTACTCATGTGATGGAAATTGGTTGTTCTTTTGCCATTTGAGATCACATATAGGCTCCCAATACATATACTATAgtttatccacacaaaaaaataGTCATGAATACCTCCCCCCCAACCCAGTTATACAATTTACAGACTGTTAAACTAGCTGACCTCTTCTTCCAACGCTTCTTCTACTTCCTCATCATAGTCTTCATCTTTCCTTTTCTCCTGTCGTTGTTTCTCATTAATAAACCTCTTCTGCATATGTTCCTTAAGAATCTCTATCAGTTTAGTATACTGTTCTGTTGTGAAGCAGTTTGTACCCAATAGCTCAATACACTATGGAGGGAGGGAGGGAATTGGAGATAACTTACTGTAATCCAGAAACAATTGTGTGAAGTAAACTTTAGATTTATGTGTTTTGTGCTAGCTGGACaaaactgcaaaaaaaatcTTTTGTGATGATAAATTGTTCCTATAGAATTGAGCCTTAGTGAGTAGGAATCTGTGAAagtttaattttgtaaaaacGTTCAAACCACAAAGCTTTTCTTGCCAATGTTTCTGTGGATTGATGTACGACACACACTAGCAAAATGGATAACAGAGGACACGACCACTCCTTTAGCTAATTCTATAGTGTTAAAGCCTTCCaccataatatataatatatggaTTAGCCATGTAAGAACAAACAAAAAGGAAAAGTTAGACTGATATTCAGTGTGCTCCGAGTGTACACCATAAGCTTATAGCAACTACCATTGTACAAGCTGTTTAATTTATAAAGCAGCTGTAGCTATTAAGCTGGGTGATCTACCACCAGATGATGACATACCTTACACAAGGAGTCCATCATTACTGCTAGAATGTCAGGATCAGGCTCAATACTAACTGCCTCTAATAACTTGTCTGATACAAAGTTCCACATTGCTTGTACTGAACTGGGAcctacacacgtacacacgcacgtacacacaatagtacacaCAAATGCAACTTAAATGCCATGGAGACATGTTTTAATCAGGTCACTTGTGTTATTCACTAAACTAGCCAATTTGGAAACCTCCAAAATTtctcatttgtgtacaaagtgacctgtctAATGTTGCTACCAGCTTAacaaggtcactgtgtaataaggtcacttaAATCCCAGTGTGCGGGAGTATCAAAgtgccgcgctgggttataactaccatacagctagacagagcggtgctgctactgtacgatatattagttatcaccggGAGTGATAACTAACCAgtgggtgataactaacttatcaccctgtagCGGAGTCACTCAGTCttgttcgtgacatcataataactgtGAATGGTATAGTTTACCAATgtaacaaagagccaaataaggaaatattgatacaaaacacaccaatacagcacttaaaccagctaaatcttacaagaaaactgttaatcctttacacagtaatgctacaagttaccaatacgatagtttaacaaacagtctgtgatgatttttgctccagcaatcactcccaatggtcactatggtgaagaactaacttcctctagcttcatcgttctatcttggactacggtagccacttgttggtctttctTTACCATGCGACACCACTATACCAACTTTTGACGAAGGTAAATCATACCTGGAAccactgcttcataacaccacCCTTCattacagtttgtaggcagtatgcaaggtctcttgtagctacgaagtagaatctccacacaatttggacgaaatcttgagcacagtgacagttACTTAAAccagaacttaatttactatccgtaaacttctgtgcactcccgcgcactgggatataaaatagttatatcccgtatactcggatgatatcattgttattacacttgtCCTCGGCTCAGCCTCGGActtgtgtaataacaatgatatcaccctcacaatgggatataactataacttgtCTAAACCAGCCAAATTGATAATCCCCAAATGTgttatttgtgtacaaagtgacctgtctAATGTAGCCAACTGTTTAACAAGGTCACTTCAAAGGTGACCAAATTTTAGAGCAGGTTAGAAAGTACAACACAGCAGAAAGTATGGTTACCGGGTACGTAAACTGTACACCCAATAGAGTACCTTTAACTTTGACACATTCCAGCAGGTAAGGAAAAGACTCGGCTGCAGCAGCTCTGACCACTAATAGATCAAGTTAAGGTGATGACATGTCatcgcatgcacacacacacacacacacacacacacacacataaaggATACATTCATGGAATACAAATCTCAAATGAGGCACCATGATCTCAGCTACCTGTGATGCACCACCAAACAATTAGAATACCCCTAACACAATTCCTTACGGGTTCTGCATACTCCACAAAACCCTCCTTCAAATCTCGAGCATAAATTACCAACATTTGACAAGCGGTAACCTTGTCTTCTAGACCAGCTGTCTTGATGCCAAACTTTTGCTGTGGAAAAAGAGAGTGATCACATGTCAACCACATGCTGATCACACACAGAGCTAACCTGATCAGCGAGTGTAATGAACTCCCAACCATCGTCCTCACTGTACATTGTCTCATCAGCTAAAATATGATAAAATCAATTAATCAATACACAGAAGGACACTGCTTACAGAAATATGGACACagtcacatacagtacacacacacaaacagacacacacataaatGACATGCAACAGACAGATGAACAGATACACTTACAATCAATGATAGCCACTTCAGGCTTCATCTTGGCAGCCTGTAAGACAGGCTTCATCACAACAGGGAGGTACTGTACAAACTGATCCCCTAATATCTTACACATACGAGCCCAAGCACTGATCATGTAGGATATCTGAGATAACAGGAAGTGACATTATCATTGCAGGAAGTGGATGTGGCTGCTCACCTGAGGATCATCATCTTCCAGATCCCCCTGTTCAGTCTGCACCTTCAATAATAGCTGCATCACCTCTCCTGCATCCTGCATGAACTGCAGGGGAGGGGCTTAAAAGTGTGCACATGCAGTGCAATaatcacaagtacacagaaaaatttggaattttcaactacagtagaatagggaccatagcacatgaataaaaagaaatgaaacaagctggagtagttcacgatattaaatcacagtaaagcaataagaaatgttatatccctactgtgctcaagataccaaggaaatgcacagtagagatatgacacttcttattgttttactgtaatttaatatcatgcactactccagcttgtttcagtactttttatcaaagtgttatggtccctactctagtttaaaactccaattttttctgtgtacttgtttgttaacttttttttgtaaattattatgactggtgaacccacgcacaccgcatctgaaatgTTACTGCGCGCctcgtgccccaattatcatctgaaaagtggagcttcgttgtcagctatgttcaacctgttacatagCATTTCTAACCAAAAACCActagaaaagcacctctgcaatccacatataccaaaagaaagaaatggtgccgcatatCAAcaatcatctgaaaagtgaagcatccattacgctttgttgtcagctatgttcaacacgttacacagcagtatgaatcaagaactgtttgaaaagtacctctgctatcaaaatagccactatgacaaatacagacaatttccattacaaagggaagccatcatgtgctatcgccaaatcaacacttatTGCTGTCagtaagatgaatgggacacaaaggaggacactggtaagtccataaagaatgcattgtacatactgcggtatgccaaaaggcacctgtcgggccaaagcgacgtctAACATTGAAAaactcaagcccgtagccttagccgttattgagttacgcttgtctgaaggtatcagtcagtcagtcagtcactagaaaattcagttaaacaattttaaaaaaaaaatctgtagcaacttgttgaaaacttttcaggtcgatctgaaagcttgcttgggcttagttttacctaaccaatactgtctcatcgttgtcagggaaattgagactggtgatattatttcgtgggccacacctactcttttgtggtccctagtACTAAATTCCCTTCAAACACACAGGCAGATGTCACCATTCATTATTCAATCAATGAAGTACATTATTCAGCTGTCCCAGCTGACAGTAGTCATAGCTCCATTTCAGTAGCGAAAGAGAATTTAAAACTAAAATAACCCAGGAGATTATAAGGTGCCATGCAACATTGCACCAAGGCGTTCATCTTTTTACTCCACACCATGTACTATATAGCTCCAGCATACAAAAAAAGAATTTGTTTAGCTCACTACATCACAAATATTTGACCCAAAGTCTACATGTATTTTAATGAGGGCACTACAGTACAAATCGATGCAACTATATCGTGTCCAGTATTGTTTTTAAGACAGTGATACTACACTGATACAAGGTCATactgtatcgatatattgtgtATCATGGTATATCAACATATCGTGACCTGATAACTTGGGATTATAATGGCAATatgtctacacactgtatcattgcaactctagcaTTCACCAAAATACCATATACAACACTCATTACAGATGAAATGTTGTTGCCTTTTCACCTTTTCTTTTCCAACAGCTAGTCCAATCAAGCTGATGCATTCGATGGTCTTTCCTCGTAGTAATCTGTTCTCCTTCTGTACAGCATTAGCCATCAGGTACTTTAATAGTGGCATGAAACGATCATAATATTGTAGAAACTGTTCTTCAAGAGTATCTGCTATTGTCGCAACTGTAGTGACCATTTGTTCCAGTACTAGTTTTGTACCCTTCTCCACTAACTGTGGGAAAATTGTAAAGTACAAggaatgtgtttgtgtgtgtgtttgtgtgtgtttggtcgcgagtgtgtgtgtgtagtgtgtgtgtggtgtgtgtgtgtgtttgtgtagtgtgtgtgtgtgtgtgtgtgtagtgtgtgtgtgtgtgtgtgtgtgtgtgtgtgtgtgtgtgtgtgtgtgtgtgtgtgtgtgtgtgtgtgtgtgtgtgtgtgtgttgtgttgtgctCGTACAAGACACCAGTGTACTCCCAAAAACCTAGTCAATGTAGGTATGCTGTATCTAATTAAGTTGTGGACAACTGTCTgcaagtgtatgtgtgtggtgtgcatgTGCACATGAAGATGTTCTACATGCAAACACATACAGAAAGGATTAGTACCTCTTTCAACTTTACTGCTAGTATTTCCTCTAGTTTACTAACTAACAGATCAGTATACTGAGTCAGGATATTCTTGGGACATAACTCCATAAAATTCACCATGGCTGCACCAGCATGAGCCTGTACTCTTGGATTGGGGAAGTCTCCCATGGCAACAAACAAAGCAGGTACAACCTGTTAAACAGGGTCAGAGCACACACTTAACAAACCAGTCTAACCAGCTCACCTTAGCATGGAACTTCCTTTGTAGAGTTGGAGCGAAGTCATTAGCTAACTGGCCAATCGCATTACAAGCAGCAAATCGTACTCTATGATGCTAAAGTAGAAAAAAAGGTGATAACATTATCACAGCGTCTGTATAAAGTCACTGTGTAAGGTCACTTGTCTAAACCAGCCATTTTACATGAATATGTAGCCAACATGAGGGTGATCGGGTACAGTAAAATGGtcaaaatccacaaaaaaaaaaaaacactttacAAAAAGATCACCTGATCTTGACAGAATGGCAAGATGGTGTCCACAACTGCCTCTAACATCTCTCTCATTTGTTTCAAACAACCTTCCCCCACTGCTGACACCGCCATTAATGCTGCGTGTCTCCATCTCCAGTCATCTGTAATGGATAGTAAAATGGTGTCACTGGGTAAGTGGAATCTTTTCTTAAACAGTAATGTACAAATTAAGACAACTTTTCTGCCAACAAATCCAGCTCTATTCACTTTTGCTTGTGAAAGGCTGTGCACCTGTGCATACTCAGCTACTGTAGATAGAACCGCTAAAACTCTACAGCTACAAGTCTCCATTGATATACAGGGATAGATCCACTTGGAAGTTAAAACACGCTACACACATATAAAAGTGCATCTACTATTTAGTACTACTTTGTACAAAGTAAGCTTCATTAAGTCCATAAACAGCCAAGAAGTTTTCTTTACTCTGTATCAGCCATCAACTCCACTGTTCTACAAGTTCAATATGCCTAGGGAACTGGTAATCAAGCCATGTAGCTACACTGTGAAACCAAACCTTCATACTGTACATGCTTCCATGATGGTACAATCAAAATATTGATATTTGCCATGCATCATGATACAGCTGGAGTATCACGATGTTATAAACTTTACTGGCTACTATTGTATTGCACTTATTGTGACAATCAGGAAATCTTCTCTACTTACCAGACTGAAGCATCGGAGGGATATTAGTGATGACGTGAGGTAAAATGGCCTTCCCACCCAGTCCAATGGCTAGCCGGTCAAGTGACGTCTCTCCTACTACCGCATTGCTATGGAAACAATGATAAGTGACACACCACAGGGTAGTGATATGTAAACAAACAGCTCaagtgtgtgtgcacacatgcaCTGAGACCTTCAAAAATAAGCCTTTCAAAAAAATGGCTATTTGGAGGACTTTAAAGTATTGGGTCCCATGGGCTTTAAATTAAGAccaactatttgtacaatccaGGAAGAAAATGTCGAGCTAAGACTGACAGATATGAGAACAACACAATAAACAGAATTCGTTTATAGCAGTTACAAAACTCTTGACTGGTATTCTAAGTATAATAGAATATTACTCTGTTATTGACACACATAGTAACCTTTGGTATAGTCATCAAAGCATTTACATCACAAGAAACAGCGCTCAAAAATATAAGAATCCCCCAAATATTgatgtcattatggaaaagACATATATGGTCACTGTAAATCTCAAAATGTGTCATTTATGCATAAACTACAATATGACGATGGGATTAATTGTGATTGAAC
This portion of the Dysidea avara chromosome 12, odDysAvar1.4, whole genome shotgun sequence genome encodes:
- the LOC136240405 gene encoding importin-5-like isoform X1, producing MADIAVLLDSLLSEDNETRNQAEEQLNSLAVDAKLQLLVSVFVKTSAEQHHLTAAILLRRSFIQTGESLLKCSPEILESCKTGLLTALQQESSAFVRRKLCDAIAELARYCIDESNVNHWPELLKFLFACCDVNLPHLYESALNIIGVLPTVFANQQIHYLTVIKQMLVQALGLPNKEVWTAAVKATVSFILQIEDNSIRAHFVDILPLLVTAVENSVQLQEDDTALKIFLELAENCPKFLRLQLERILDYMLKLSGTETVDDSWRHLGFEMVILLAENAPSMVRKHSKFLPLVVAQALKFMMDLEDDSDWSLSDEPEDEDSTSNAVVGETSLDRLAIGLGGKAILPHVITNIPPMLQSDDWRWRHAALMAVSAVGEGCLKQMREMLEAVVDTILPFCQDQHHRVRFAACNAIGQLANDFAPTLQRKFHAKVVPALFVAMGDFPNPRVQAHAGAAMVNFMELCPKNILTQYTDLLVSKLEEILAVKLKELVEKGTKLVLEQMVTTVATIADTLEEQFLQYYDRFMPLLKYLMANAVQKENRLLRGKTIECISLIGLAVGKEKFMQDAGEVMQLLLKVQTEQGDLEDDDPQISYMISAWARMCKILGDQFVQYLPVVMKPVLQAAKMKPEVAIIDSDETMYSEDDGWEFITLADQQKFGIKTAGLEDKVTACQMLVIYARDLKEGFVEYAEPVAEIMVPHLRFVFHELVRAAAAESFPYLLECVKVKGPSSVQAMWNFVSDKLLEAVSIEPDPDILAVMMDSLCKCIELLGTNCFTTEQYTKLIEILKEHMQKRFINEKQRQEKRKDEDYDEEVEEALEEEDLTDEQYLSKVADVMHSLFATHGTALLPFFEQLLPTFSAMLADDQPSCNKQWSLCIFDDLLEFASEHAINYQQYFLQPLMKCICDKSPAVRQAAVYGIGVMAQCCAKDFSQACIDSLPMLNLIISDKDARSDIHATNATENAISAVTKVCDHLENQVPLETVLPTWLSWLPVYEDKEEAPHVYSYLCKLIESNNPYILGQDNCNVPKLLQIFTKVIEEDALIDSPETYERVLGICRHVQSSGQVWTACMKLLTIEQQNVLTTAIVQ
- the LOC136240405 gene encoding importin-5-like isoform X2, encoding MADIAVLLDSLLSEDNETRNQAEEQLNSLAVDAKLQLLVSVFVKTSAEQHHLTAAILLRRSFIQTGESLLKCSPEILESCKTGLLTALQQESSAFVRRKLCDAIAELARYCIDESNVNHWPELLKFLFACCDVNLPHLYESALNIIGVLPTVFANQQIHYLTVIKQMLVQALGLPNKEVWTAAVKATVSFILQIEDNSIRAHFVDILPLLVTAVENSVQLQEDDTALKIFLELAENCPKFLRLQLERILDYMLKLSGTETVDDSWRHLGFEMVILLAENAPSMVRKHSKFLPLVVAQALKFMMDLEDDSDWSLSDEPEDEDSTSNAVVGETSLDRLAIGLGGKAILPHVITNIPPMLQSDDWRWRHAALMAVSAVGEGCLKQMREMLEAVVDTILPFCQDQHHRVRFAACNAIGQLANDFAPTLQRKFHAKVVPALFVAMGDFPNPRVQAHAGAAMVNFMELCPKNILTQYTDLLVSKLEEILAVKLKELVEKGTKLVLEQMVTTVATIADTLEEQFLQYYDRFMPLLKYLMANAVQKENRLLRGKTIECISLIGLAVGKEKFMQDAGEVMQLLLKVQTEQGDLEDDDPQISYMISAWARMCKILGDQFVQYLPVVMKPVLQAAKMKPEVAIIDSDETMYSEDDGWEFITLADQQKFGIKTAGLEDKVTACQMLVIYARDLKEGFVEYAEPVAEIMVPHLRFVFHELVRAAAAESFPYLLECVKVKGPSSVQAMWNFVSDKLLEAVSIEPDPDILAVMMDSLCKCIELLGTNCFTTEQYTKLIEILKEHMQKRFINEKQRQEKRKDEDYDEEVEEALEEEDLTDEQYLSKVADVMHSLFATHGTALLPFFEQLLPTFSAMLADDQPSCNKQWSLCIFDDLLEFASEHAINYQQYFLQPLMKCICDKSPAVRQAAVYGIGVMAQCCAKDFSQACIDSLPMLNLIISDKDACSDIQATNATKNAISAVTKVFDYLENQVPLETVPPCGCHVYQYTKTKKKPHMCTLICVN